From one Cupriavidus oxalaticus genomic stretch:
- a CDS encoding ABC transporter substrate-binding protein, which translates to MAEKVLRIGMTAADIPRTLGQPDQGFEGNRFTGIPMYDALTQWDLSKSNGPSLLIPDLATEWKVEDKDKTRWTFKLRPGVKFHDGSPFNADAVVWNVNKVLDKTARQFDPSQVGVTASRMPTLRSAKKIDDLTVELVTSEPDSFLPYNLSNLFMASPAQWEKKYAAVPASVTDAGERSKQAWVAFAADASGTGPFKMTRFVPRERLELAKNAAYWDSRRVPRIDKVVMVPMPEANARTAALLSGQVDWIEAPAPDAIAQIKSRGFNVYANAQPHVWPWQLSFAPNSPWLDKRVREAANLCVNRSELKALLGGYMAEAKGIVESGNPWWGNPKFDIRYDANAARKLMSEAGYSSARPLKVKVQVSASGSGQMQPLPMNEYVQQNLKECFFDVDFDVVEWNALFTNWRVGAKDASAHGANAINVSFAAMDPFFAMVRFVSTKTQPPVSNNWGYFGNAEFDKLIETARTSFDAKARDAALAKLHARIVEEAPFVLIAHDVGPRAISKKVKGVVQPQSWFIDIATMSMD; encoded by the coding sequence ATGGCCGAGAAGGTGTTGCGCATCGGCATGACCGCCGCCGATATCCCCCGCACGCTGGGCCAGCCCGATCAGGGCTTCGAGGGCAACCGCTTCACCGGCATTCCCATGTATGACGCACTCACGCAATGGGACCTGTCCAAGAGCAACGGGCCCAGCCTGCTGATTCCCGATCTTGCCACCGAGTGGAAGGTCGAGGACAAGGACAAGACCAGGTGGACCTTCAAGCTGCGCCCCGGGGTGAAGTTCCACGATGGCTCTCCGTTCAATGCCGATGCCGTGGTGTGGAACGTCAACAAGGTCCTCGACAAGACGGCGCGACAGTTCGATCCGAGCCAGGTGGGCGTGACGGCTTCGCGCATGCCTACGCTGCGCAGTGCGAAGAAGATCGACGACCTGACCGTTGAACTGGTCACGTCCGAGCCGGACTCCTTCCTGCCGTATAACCTGTCGAACCTGTTCATGGCGTCGCCCGCGCAGTGGGAGAAAAAGTACGCCGCGGTCCCCGCATCGGTAACCGATGCGGGCGAGCGCAGCAAGCAGGCATGGGTCGCGTTCGCCGCCGACGCGTCGGGCACGGGCCCGTTCAAGATGACGCGGTTCGTGCCGCGCGAGCGCCTTGAACTGGCAAAGAATGCAGCTTACTGGGACAGCCGGCGCGTGCCCCGCATCGACAAGGTGGTGATGGTGCCGATGCCCGAAGCCAATGCACGCACCGCGGCACTGCTGTCTGGCCAGGTCGACTGGATCGAGGCACCGGCCCCCGACGCCATCGCCCAGATCAAGAGCCGCGGATTCAACGTCTACGCCAACGCCCAGCCCCATGTGTGGCCGTGGCAGCTGTCGTTCGCACCGAACTCACCCTGGCTCGACAAGCGTGTGCGTGAAGCCGCCAACCTCTGCGTGAACCGCTCTGAGCTCAAGGCGCTCCTTGGCGGCTATATGGCGGAGGCCAAGGGCATTGTAGAGTCCGGCAATCCCTGGTGGGGCAACCCGAAGTTCGACATCCGGTACGACGCCAATGCGGCGCGCAAGCTAATGAGCGAAGCGGGCTACTCCTCGGCCAGGCCGCTCAAGGTCAAGGTACAGGTATCGGCCTCCGGCTCCGGCCAGATGCAGCCGCTGCCAATGAACGAGTATGTCCAGCAGAACCTCAAGGAATGCTTCTTTGATGTCGATTTCGATGTGGTCGAATGGAACGCGCTGTTCACGAACTGGCGCGTCGGCGCCAAGGACGCAAGCGCGCACGGTGCCAATGCCATCAACGTGAGCTTTGCCGCCATGGATCCGTTCTTTGCCATGGTCCGCTTTGTCAGCACAAAGACGCAGCCTCCGGTTTCGAACAACTGGGGCTATTTCGGCAACGCCGAATTCGACAAGCTGATCGAGACGGCACGCACGTCGTTCGACGCCAAGGCACGGGACGCGGCGCTGGCGAAACTGCACGCCCGCATCGTCGAGGAAGCACCGTTCGTGCTGATTGCGCACGACGTCGGTCCCCGTGCTATCTCGAAGAAGGTCAAGGGCGTTGTCCAGCCGCAAAGCTGGTTCATCGATATCGCCACGATGTCGATGGATTGA
- a CDS encoding ABC transporter permease: MTYLFHRVLYAFPILLGVALLCFSLVHIAPGDPLVSVLPPDASEELRHQLTALYGFDKPFLEQFVHWLSRALHGDLGTSIATSRPVMAEVSNAVVNSIRLAAVATLIGFALGSLFGFVAGYLRDSVADRIASFLSVLGVSIPHYWLGMVLVIAFSVLLGWLPATGAGPDGSGAWTWDWAHVQYMLLPAVTMSVIPMGIVSRTIRALVAEILSNEFIVGLRARGLSDFAVFRHVVKNVAPTALSVMGLQLGYLLGGSILIETVFSWPGTGFLLNSAIFQRDFPLLQGTILVLAVFFVLLNLFVDALQTVFDPRIQRN, from the coding sequence ATGACTTATCTGTTCCACCGCGTTCTCTATGCGTTTCCGATCCTGCTCGGGGTCGCGCTGCTCTGCTTCTCGCTGGTCCACATCGCTCCCGGCGATCCGCTTGTGTCCGTGCTGCCTCCCGACGCCTCCGAAGAACTGCGGCACCAGCTCACCGCGCTATATGGCTTCGACAAGCCGTTCCTCGAGCAATTCGTGCACTGGCTGAGCCGCGCACTGCACGGCGATCTGGGCACTTCCATCGCCACCAGCCGGCCCGTGATGGCTGAAGTGTCGAACGCCGTGGTCAACTCGATCCGGCTCGCGGCAGTGGCCACGCTGATCGGCTTCGCTCTCGGCAGCCTGTTCGGCTTTGTCGCGGGCTACCTGCGCGATTCAGTAGCCGACCGCATTGCCTCGTTCCTGTCGGTGCTCGGCGTCAGCATTCCCCACTACTGGCTCGGCATGGTCCTGGTGATTGCCTTCTCCGTGCTGCTCGGGTGGCTGCCCGCCACCGGCGCGGGGCCGGACGGCTCCGGAGCCTGGACGTGGGACTGGGCGCACGTCCAGTACATGCTTCTGCCTGCCGTGACGATGTCCGTGATCCCGATGGGAATTGTCAGCCGTACGATCCGCGCGCTCGTGGCGGAAATCCTGTCCAACGAATTCATCGTCGGCCTGCGCGCGCGGGGATTGTCGGACTTCGCCGTGTTCCGCCACGTGGTCAAGAACGTCGCGCCCACCGCGTTGTCGGTGATGGGCCTGCAGCTTGGGTATCTGCTCGGCGGCTCGATCCTGATCGAGACCGTGTTCTCTTGGCCGGGCACCGGATTCCTGCTCAACTCGGCCATCTTCCAGCGCGATTTCCCGCTCCTGCAGGGCACGATCCTGGTACTGGCCGTTTTCTTCGTGCTGCTGAACCTGTTCGTCGATGCGCTGCAGACGGTATTCGACCCGCGCATCCAGCGCAACTGA
- a CDS encoding ABC transporter permease, whose translation MEMTLNKSVAPLAIEHSPGYWATVVRRLLRNKVAMAAALILIALVLMAVFAPALMPGDPYASSILKRLKPVGTEHYLLGTDELGRDMLSRLMLGGRLSLFMGITPVLLAFVIGSAIGIVAGYAGGWTNTVIMRVTDVLYAFPSVLLAIALSGTLGAGVGNALLSLTIVFVPQIVRVAESVTTQLRSREFVDAARASGASALTIVRAQVLNNVLGPIFVYATSLISVSMILASGLSFLGLGVKPPEPEWGLMLNTLRTAIYTQPWVAALPGAMIFLTSISFNLLADGIRSAMEIKD comes from the coding sequence ATGGAAATGACGCTCAACAAATCCGTCGCGCCGCTGGCGATCGAACACTCTCCCGGCTACTGGGCCACGGTCGTACGGCGGCTGCTGCGCAACAAGGTCGCAATGGCAGCGGCTCTGATCCTGATCGCCCTCGTGCTGATGGCGGTATTTGCCCCGGCACTGATGCCGGGCGACCCCTATGCCTCGTCGATCCTGAAACGCCTGAAGCCGGTCGGTACGGAGCACTACCTGCTCGGCACGGACGAGCTCGGCCGCGACATGCTGTCGCGCCTGATGCTCGGCGGCCGGCTCTCGCTGTTCATGGGCATCACGCCGGTGCTGCTGGCATTCGTGATCGGCAGCGCCATCGGCATCGTCGCCGGGTACGCCGGCGGCTGGACCAACACGGTAATCATGCGCGTGACGGATGTGCTGTACGCGTTTCCGTCGGTGCTGCTGGCCATCGCGCTGTCGGGCACGCTCGGCGCCGGCGTGGGCAATGCGCTGCTGTCGCTGACCATCGTGTTCGTGCCGCAGATCGTGCGCGTAGCGGAAAGCGTGACCACGCAGTTACGCAGCCGGGAGTTCGTCGATGCGGCCCGTGCCTCGGGTGCGTCCGCACTGACCATCGTACGGGCCCAGGTGCTCAACAACGTGCTCGGCCCGATCTTCGTCTATGCCACGAGCCTGATTTCCGTATCGATGATCCTGGCCTCCGGCCTGTCCTTCCTCGGCCTCGGCGTCAAGCCGCCGGAACCCGAATGGGGACTGATGCTCAACACGCTACGCACGGCGATCTACACCCAGCCCTGGGTGGCCGCGCTGCCCGGCGCAATGATCTTCCTGACCTCGATCTCCTTCAACCTGCTGGCGGATGGCATCCGTTCGGCCATGGAAATCAAGGACTGA
- a CDS encoding ABC transporter ATP-binding protein — MTDTLVPPAADIGGPAQPLVIARDLVKHFPLKSAIPLRRAGVVRAVDGISFDVRKGETLGVVGESGCGKSTTARLLMQLTPHDSGELIFDAQGVGSPQLPMKAFRSQVQMVFQDSYSSLNPRLTIEESVAFTPRVHGVPAREATERARYLLNRVGLEPSRFAGRYPHELSGGQRQRVNIARALALRPRLVILDEAVSALDKSVEAQVLNLLLDLKAEFDLTYVFISHDLNVIRYLCDRVMVMYLGKVVEVGDTESIYRNPAHPYTRALLASMPSMDPDHRTLAAPLAGDPPNPINPPSGCSFHPRCASAEPVCARRAPALSHALAEHPVSCLMAMPDGGHSQPLRRMTPGLHAAAH; from the coding sequence ATGACCGATACGCTCGTCCCCCCCGCCGCCGACATTGGCGGTCCGGCCCAGCCGCTCGTGATCGCGCGCGATCTGGTCAAGCACTTCCCGCTCAAGTCGGCGATCCCGCTGCGCCGGGCGGGCGTGGTGCGCGCCGTCGATGGCATCAGTTTCGACGTGCGCAAGGGCGAAACGCTCGGCGTGGTCGGTGAATCCGGCTGCGGCAAATCCACCACGGCTCGCTTGCTGATGCAACTGACACCCCACGACAGCGGCGAACTGATCTTCGACGCGCAGGGCGTCGGCTCGCCGCAGCTGCCGATGAAAGCCTTCCGCAGCCAGGTGCAGATGGTCTTCCAGGACAGCTACTCGTCGCTGAACCCGCGCCTGACCATCGAGGAATCGGTCGCCTTCACGCCGCGCGTACATGGCGTGCCGGCTCGCGAAGCCACCGAGCGGGCCCGCTACCTGCTGAACCGTGTCGGACTGGAGCCGTCGCGCTTTGCCGGACGCTACCCGCACGAGCTTTCCGGCGGCCAGCGCCAGCGCGTCAATATCGCGCGGGCACTGGCGCTGCGCCCGCGGCTGGTGATCCTGGACGAAGCGGTGTCCGCACTGGACAAGTCCGTCGAGGCCCAGGTGCTCAACCTGCTGCTCGATCTCAAGGCCGAGTTCGACCTGACCTACGTCTTCATCAGCCATGACCTGAACGTGATCCGCTACCTGTGCGACCGGGTCATGGTGATGTACCTGGGCAAGGTCGTGGAAGTCGGCGATACCGAATCCATTTACCGGAACCCCGCCCACCCTTACACGCGCGCGCTGCTGGCCTCGATGCCGTCGATGGACCCCGACCATCGCACCCTGGCCGCGCCGCTGGCCGGCGACCCGCCGAACCCGATCAACCCGCCATCGGGCTGCAGCTTTCATCCTCGCTGCGCCAGCGCGGAGCCCGTCTGCGCCCGCCGCGCACCGGCGTTGTCCCACGCGCTGGCGGAACACCCCGTGTCCTGCCTGATGGCAATGCCCGATGGCGGCCATTCGCAGCCGTTGCGCCGCATGACGCCCGGCCTGCACGCCGCTGCACACTGA
- a CDS encoding ABC transporter ATP-binding protein: MTMPSNTPAISLRDLRVTFAGGGKTIQAVNGVSLDVATGEAVALIGESGSGKSVTLRALMRLHPPRRTKMSGDIRVAGQDVLNLDKRALARLRGGTVAMVFQEPLLALDPVYTVGQQLIECIRTHRKVSSAEARELALKALEAVRIPSPERRLAAYPHEMSGGMRQRAMIALALSAQPKILLADEPTTALDATVQIQVLILLRELQRELGLSIVFVTHDIGAAVEIADRVAVMYGGRIVEEGPIRTLMREARHPYTIALLQSRQHGMHRGERLPSIDGAPPDLAALPPGCAFAPRCPHARPECLADVPRAVSLGNGHQVSCTLVSARAAAEAA, encoded by the coding sequence ATGACCATGCCCTCTAATACCCCCGCCATTTCACTCCGGGACCTGCGCGTGACGTTCGCGGGCGGCGGCAAGACCATCCAGGCCGTCAACGGCGTGTCGCTCGATGTTGCCACGGGAGAAGCCGTCGCATTGATCGGCGAGTCCGGTTCCGGCAAGAGCGTCACCCTGCGCGCGCTGATGCGCCTTCACCCGCCGCGTCGCACGAAGATGAGCGGCGATATCCGGGTCGCAGGGCAGGACGTGCTGAACCTGGACAAGCGGGCACTGGCGCGCCTGCGCGGCGGCACCGTGGCGATGGTGTTCCAGGAACCGCTGCTGGCGCTGGATCCCGTCTACACCGTGGGCCAGCAGCTCATCGAGTGCATCCGCACACATCGCAAGGTATCGAGCGCCGAAGCACGGGAACTCGCGCTCAAGGCGCTGGAAGCCGTACGGATCCCGAGCCCGGAGCGCAGACTGGCCGCCTATCCTCATGAAATGTCCGGTGGCATGAGGCAACGTGCGATGATCGCGCTGGCGCTGTCCGCGCAGCCGAAGATCCTGCTGGCCGACGAGCCCACTACGGCGCTCGACGCCACGGTGCAGATCCAGGTACTGATCCTGTTGCGCGAACTGCAGCGCGAACTGGGCCTGTCCATCGTCTTTGTCACGCACGACATAGGCGCCGCGGTGGAAATCGCCGACCGCGTCGCGGTGATGTACGGCGGACGCATCGTCGAGGAAGGTCCGATCCGCACGCTGATGCGCGAAGCGCGCCACCCATACACGATCGCGCTGCTGCAAAGCCGCCAGCACGGCATGCATCGCGGCGAGCGGCTGCCATCCATCGACGGCGCGCCGCCGGATCTCGCGGCATTGCCGCCGGGCTGCGCGTTCGCGCCGCGTTGCCCGCACGCCCGCCCCGAATGCCTGGCCGACGTGCCGCGCGCGGTGTCGCTCGGCAACGGCCATCAAGTAAGTTGTACCCTCGTTTCCGCGCGCGCCGCGGCCGAGGCCGCCTGA
- a CDS encoding amidase — translation MSLATHPSRAFLPYPEAPVPNAAQGPLSGLTFAVKDLFDVAGYPTGGGNPHVLARSGIKTATAPAVCSLLEAGATFLGKVHTDELAFSMNGQNYHYGGPYNGAAPDRITGGSSSGSASAVSHGLCDFALGTDTGGSIRAPASHCGLLGIRPSHGRVTLELCMPLSESLDTCGFFARDIGTFARVADVLLGNDSQPLAVPPKLLLAADLFELPTPEARAALAPAVARIESLLGTAMPVNVADRPLSELYWAFRYVQGWEAWQADGTLIEDFALQLGPDVAGRFQFSKGVTRDQFEHASTIRHAFTAHLGRMLGQDSILVLPTMPDIAPLRTAPAEALEDYRTAAAQSLCLTPLTGFPQLTLPLSGRQGAPLGISLLGPKGSDRRLIAVAEMLMAALA, via the coding sequence ATGAGCCTGGCCACCCATCCGTCCCGCGCCTTCCTGCCCTACCCCGAGGCGCCTGTTCCCAACGCGGCGCAGGGCCCGCTGAGCGGGCTGACATTCGCGGTCAAGGACCTGTTCGATGTAGCCGGATACCCGACCGGCGGCGGCAACCCGCATGTGCTGGCGCGCTCCGGCATCAAGACGGCCACAGCGCCGGCGGTATGCAGTCTGCTCGAGGCCGGTGCCACGTTCCTGGGCAAGGTCCATACCGATGAACTCGCGTTCTCGATGAATGGCCAGAACTATCACTATGGCGGCCCTTACAACGGCGCCGCGCCAGACCGGATTACAGGCGGCTCCTCGTCGGGATCGGCATCCGCGGTATCGCACGGCCTGTGCGATTTCGCGCTCGGCACCGATACCGGAGGCTCGATCCGGGCGCCGGCCAGCCATTGCGGCCTGTTGGGCATCCGCCCCTCGCACGGCCGTGTCACGCTGGAGCTGTGCATGCCGTTGAGCGAGTCGCTCGATACCTGCGGCTTTTTTGCACGCGACATCGGCACATTCGCACGCGTCGCCGACGTACTGCTCGGCAACGACAGCCAGCCGCTGGCCGTGCCCCCGAAACTGCTGCTTGCCGCGGATCTCTTCGAACTGCCAACGCCCGAGGCACGCGCGGCGCTCGCGCCAGCCGTTGCCCGCATCGAATCCCTGCTTGGCACGGCCATGCCTGTCAACGTGGCCGACCGCCCGCTGTCCGAGCTGTACTGGGCCTTCCGGTACGTGCAGGGGTGGGAAGCCTGGCAAGCCGACGGCACCCTGATCGAGGACTTTGCACTGCAGCTCGGCCCCGACGTGGCCGGCCGATTCCAGTTCAGCAAGGGCGTCACGCGCGACCAGTTCGAACACGCCAGTACGATACGCCACGCCTTCACCGCACACCTGGGCCGCATGCTCGGGCAGGACAGCATCCTGGTGCTGCCGACCATGCCGGACATTGCCCCGCTGCGGACCGCGCCGGCGGAGGCCCTGGAAGACTATCGCACGGCCGCTGCGCAATCGCTGTGCCTGACGCCGCTGACCGGGTTCCCGCAATTGACTCTGCCTCTGTCTGGCCGCCAGGGTGCGCCGCTCGGCATTTCCCTGCTTGGACCGAAGGGAAGCGACCGCAGACTGATCGCCGTGGCCGAAATGCTGATGGCCGCGCTCGCCTGA
- a CDS encoding DUF3830 family protein: protein MTRLCITAAGYTFIAETNPDAPQTVAAFLKLLPYRQKLIHVRWSGEGCWIPLGEFRLGVSFENHTSHPSSGDILFYPGGYSETEIILAYGSCCFASKMGQLAGNHFLTIVGGNENLRALGTKVLWEGAQEVVFELAE from the coding sequence ATGACCCGACTTTGCATCACCGCCGCCGGCTACACGTTCATCGCCGAGACCAATCCGGACGCGCCGCAAACCGTGGCCGCGTTCCTGAAGCTGCTGCCCTATCGGCAAAAACTGATCCATGTGCGCTGGAGCGGAGAAGGCTGCTGGATTCCGCTCGGCGAATTCAGGCTCGGCGTCAGCTTCGAGAACCACACGAGCCATCCGTCTTCGGGCGACATACTGTTCTATCCTGGCGGCTACAGCGAGACCGAGATCATCCTGGCCTATGGCAGTTGCTGCTTCGCGAGCAAAATGGGGCAACTCGCGGGGAACCATTTCCTGACCATCGTCGGAGGCAACGAGAACCTCCGCGCCCTGGGCACCAAGGTACTTTGGGAAGGAGCGCAGGAGGTGGTGTTCGAGCTCGCCGAATAG
- a CDS encoding branched-chain amino acid aminotransferase, whose protein sequence is MSTENQLQFVVEPHPQPTPADEIAARLENPTFGRVFTDHMVTIRWTDGRGWHDAKVEARRPFQIDPACAVLHYAQEIFEGMKAYRGEDGKISLFRPEENARRFRASAARMSMADLPEATFLQAVEALVDIDRAWIPGSEGSLYLRPFMFASESFLGVRAAAEYIFCVIACPVGPYFKAGKSAVTVWVSDQYTRAAPGGTGAAKCGGNYAASLIAQTDASAKGCDQVVFLDAAEHRWIEELGGMNVFFVMDDGSLRTPPLTGTILPGVTRASIIELAGHEGIPVNEAPYDFESWRTDAASGRVKETFACGTAAVVTAIGQVRHAGGEFTIGNGGEGEVTQRLRSLLTGIQRGRIADPFGWVHHVD, encoded by the coding sequence ATGAGCACGGAAAATCAATTGCAATTCGTTGTAGAGCCTCACCCCCAACCCACCCCCGCCGATGAGATCGCAGCCAGGTTGGAAAACCCGACCTTCGGACGCGTTTTCACAGATCACATGGTCACGATCCGTTGGACCGACGGTCGCGGCTGGCATGACGCCAAGGTCGAAGCACGCCGTCCTTTCCAAATCGATCCCGCCTGCGCAGTACTGCACTACGCGCAGGAAATCTTCGAGGGCATGAAGGCATACCGTGGCGAGGACGGCAAGATCTCCCTGTTCCGACCGGAGGAGAACGCAAGGCGTTTTCGCGCCTCCGCTGCCCGCATGTCGATGGCCGACCTGCCCGAGGCCACATTCCTGCAAGCCGTGGAAGCGCTCGTCGATATTGACCGCGCCTGGATTCCGGGAAGCGAGGGGAGCCTCTACCTGCGCCCGTTCATGTTCGCCTCGGAGAGTTTTCTCGGTGTGCGCGCGGCGGCCGAGTATATATTCTGCGTGATCGCGTGCCCGGTCGGCCCGTATTTCAAGGCCGGCAAGTCGGCGGTGACCGTATGGGTTTCGGATCAATACACCCGCGCGGCCCCTGGCGGCACCGGCGCGGCCAAGTGCGGCGGCAATTACGCGGCCAGCCTGATCGCGCAGACCGATGCCTCGGCCAAAGGCTGCGACCAGGTGGTGTTCCTTGATGCTGCGGAGCACCGCTGGATCGAGGAGCTCGGGGGCATGAATGTGTTTTTCGTGATGGATGACGGCTCCCTGCGCACGCCCCCGTTGACAGGGACAATCCTGCCGGGCGTTACCCGCGCTTCGATCATCGAACTGGCCGGGCACGAGGGTATTCCGGTCAACGAAGCACCATATGACTTCGAGTCGTGGCGCACGGATGCAGCCAGTGGCCGGGTTAAGGAAACCTTCGCCTGCGGCACGGCCGCGGTCGTCACCGCCATCGGGCAGGTGCGCCACGCTGGTGGAGAATTCACGATCGGCAATGGTGGGGAAGGCGAAGTCACGCAACGCCTCCGTTCGTTGCTGACCGGCATCCAGCGCGGCAGGATCGCCGACCCGTTCGGATGGGTCCATCACGTCGATTGA
- a CDS encoding amino acid-binding protein → MELLVEQVEVWAASIPDKPGGLAGVLTTLRDVGADLQFIIARRSPDRPGESVVFVTPLQGEREMVAAAIAGFNLTQKQHCVRVMGQNIPGLAAALTEDLAEARINLRGFSAAVIGTQFVAYVAVDSLAEADLAADVLKAVV, encoded by the coding sequence ATGGAACTGCTCGTGGAACAAGTGGAAGTTTGGGCGGCGAGCATACCGGACAAGCCGGGTGGCCTAGCCGGGGTCCTGACGACCTTGCGCGATGTGGGGGCCGATCTGCAATTCATCATTGCCCGGCGCAGTCCGGACAGGCCTGGCGAAAGCGTCGTGTTTGTCACACCGTTGCAGGGAGAGCGCGAAATGGTGGCGGCGGCCATCGCCGGATTCAATCTCACGCAAAAGCAGCATTGCGTGCGTGTCATGGGCCAGAATATACCGGGCCTTGCCGCTGCCTTGACCGAGGACCTTGCCGAAGCGAGGATCAACCTCCGTGGTTTTTCAGCGGCGGTAATCGGTACGCAATTTGTCGCCTACGTGGCGGTCGACTCGCTGGCGGAGGCGGACCTGGCAGCGGACGTCCTCAAAGCCGTTGTCTGA
- a CDS encoding YkgJ family cysteine cluster protein — protein sequence MNSQKIRFLRSRIPTFECTPGCHDCCGPVTTSTEEMSRLPVKSDAEHETALANLNCPHLDTKGCSVYSERPLICRLFGTTPRLACPNGNRPERMIDPDIEEEIQRFFVETRHVLV from the coding sequence ATGAATAGTCAAAAGATCAGATTTCTTCGCTCGCGAATTCCCACCTTCGAGTGCACCCCTGGATGTCATGACTGTTGTGGGCCGGTGACCACCTCAACCGAAGAGATGTCGAGGCTTCCCGTTAAGAGCGATGCCGAGCACGAAACTGCGCTGGCAAACCTAAATTGCCCCCATCTGGATACCAAGGGGTGTAGCGTGTATTCGGAGCGCCCGTTGATTTGCCGCTTGTTTGGCACGACCCCAAGGCTTGCCTGCCCGAACGGAAATCGGCCGGAAAGAATGATCGATCCGGATATTGAAGAAGAAATTCAGCGCTTCTTTGTAGAGACACGCCACGTGCTGGTATGA
- a CDS encoding DUF1275 domain-containing transporter, which translates to MPILYLRKLTGKERNPGINRQLACYLAFVAGATNAGGFLAVQQYTSHMSGIVSAMADNLALGSFWLMLDGLGAMLSFLAGAACSAVLINWARRERLHSEYALPLMLEAALLVCFGLLGSNLEHHEWLFVPATVMVLCFIMGLQNAMITKLSNAEIRTTHVTGMVTDIGIELGKLFYCNLSRADSSKPLVLANRHKLQVLITLVALFFAGGVIGALGFKHVGFSATLVLATLLLALAAVPVLDDVRLHLWRRDLLPHLAARSRRWARAVKEDVHAVWLAAHDPRTPWYAKALALLVAAYALSPIDLIPDFIPVLGYLDDVVLVPLGLLLAIRWIPAEVMRQHRVAAAEAANRPVSHVAALVIVILWAIAAVSAMIWLVQHLPGRGST; encoded by the coding sequence ATGCCAATCCTGTACCTGCGTAAGCTCACCGGGAAGGAGCGCAATCCCGGGATCAATCGGCAACTCGCCTGCTACCTGGCCTTCGTTGCCGGAGCGACCAACGCGGGAGGCTTCCTGGCCGTGCAGCAGTACACCTCTCACATGTCGGGGATCGTGTCCGCCATGGCCGACAACCTGGCGCTTGGCAGTTTCTGGCTGATGCTGGACGGCCTGGGGGCCATGCTGTCGTTTTTGGCGGGTGCCGCCTGCTCGGCGGTGCTGATAAACTGGGCTCGGCGCGAGCGGCTGCATAGCGAATACGCATTGCCGCTCATGTTGGAAGCTGCGCTGTTGGTGTGTTTTGGCCTGCTTGGCAGCAATCTCGAGCACCACGAATGGTTGTTTGTACCAGCAACGGTCATGGTGCTCTGTTTCATCATGGGCTTGCAAAATGCCATGATCACCAAGCTGTCGAACGCCGAGATCCGCACCACGCACGTGACCGGCATGGTCACCGACATCGGTATCGAACTGGGCAAGCTGTTCTATTGCAACCTGTCCAGAGCCGATTCGAGCAAGCCACTGGTGCTCGCCAATCGGCACAAGCTACAGGTACTTATCACCCTGGTCGCCTTATTCTTTGCCGGCGGCGTCATTGGCGCCTTGGGGTTCAAGCACGTCGGGTTCAGCGCCACGCTTGTCCTGGCAACCTTGCTGCTCGCCCTCGCGGCGGTTCCGGTGCTCGACGATGTGCGCCTGCACTTGTGGCGCCGGGACCTTCTGCCTCATTTGGCCGCACGTTCCCGGCGTTGGGCTCGGGCAGTCAAGGAAGATGTGCACGCGGTGTGGCTGGCCGCGCACGATCCCCGCACGCCGTGGTATGCGAAAGCGCTAGCCTTGCTGGTCGCAGCCTATGCCTTGTCGCCCATTGACCTGATTCCGGATTTCATTCCAGTGCTCGGCTATCTGGACGACGTGGTGCTGGTACCGCTCGGCTTGTTGCTGGCAATACGATGGATTCCTGCGGAAGTAATGCGCCAGCATCGCGTAGCCGCCGCAGAGGCCGCAAATCGCCCCGTCAGCCACGTTGCTGCGCTGGTGATCGTGATCCTCTGGGCCATTGCCGCGGTGTCGGCAATGATCTGGCTCGTGCAACATCTGCCCGGGCGGGGAAGCACCTGA